The proteins below come from a single Polymorphobacter fuscus genomic window:
- the nikE gene encoding nickel ABC transporter ATP-binding protein NikE → MTGARPALSVRGLSVALPPGADRQWAVEDMNFDVRRGETLCLVGASGSGKSVLAAAMMAALPPGLAITRGSITLGAQTLTALGEPALRRLRGNRIALVPQEPVPALNPLQQIGKQVEEVLLLHSGLDAGARARRTDELLASVALDPAVARRTPHQLSGGECQRVAIAMAIAMAPDVIIADEATTALDTVTQAQILDLLAALKARGDHGLVFISHDIAVVAAIADRIAVLDAGRIVEIGPARAVLESPRHAVTQAMLAASRPPPMRRPRPEAPPVLIVDGLTKSVPNEVIIAGAGFVVAAGTTTAIVGASGSGKSTLARLIMRIVPADRGSITIDGVAVRALRGAASRAARGLVQMVFQDSFSAFNPRRSIGCSIARAAELAGASPVDARARAVSLLARVGMPVGAFDRLPAAFSGGQRQRIAIARALAMQPRLLICDESVSGLDPVVQAQVLALLDDLQAETGVAILFITHDLRTAAAIADRILVLDRGMIVEAGDAATVLRHPQSAAALALVTAIPLGGLPDAAA, encoded by the coding sequence ATGACCGGCGCCCGACCGGCGCTTTCGGTGCGCGGGCTGTCGGTGGCGCTGCCACCGGGGGCCGACCGGCAATGGGCTGTCGAGGATATGAACTTCGACGTCCGGCGCGGCGAAACCCTGTGCCTTGTCGGTGCATCGGGCTCGGGCAAATCGGTGCTGGCGGCTGCCATGATGGCCGCGCTGCCGCCCGGGCTCGCGATCACTCGGGGCAGCATTACGCTCGGCGCCCAGACCCTCACCGCCCTCGGCGAGCCGGCGCTGCGCCGATTGCGCGGCAACCGCATTGCCCTGGTGCCGCAGGAACCCGTGCCCGCGCTCAACCCGTTGCAACAGATCGGCAAGCAGGTCGAAGAGGTGCTGTTGCTCCACAGCGGCCTCGATGCGGGCGCGCGCGCACGCCGGACGGACGAGCTGCTGGCATCGGTCGCGCTCGACCCGGCTGTCGCGCGGCGCACCCCGCACCAGCTGTCCGGCGGCGAATGCCAGCGTGTCGCAATCGCCATGGCCATTGCCATGGCGCCCGATGTCATCATCGCCGATGAGGCAACGACGGCGCTCGACACCGTCACCCAGGCACAGATCCTCGACTTGCTCGCCGCCCTGAAGGCGCGTGGCGACCATGGGCTGGTGTTTATCAGCCATGACATCGCCGTCGTCGCCGCCATTGCCGATCGCATCGCGGTCCTCGACGCCGGGCGCATCGTCGAAATCGGGCCAGCACGCGCGGTCCTGGAATCGCCGCGCCACGCCGTTACCCAGGCGATGCTGGCCGCGTCACGGCCGCCGCCCATGCGCCGCCCGCGGCCCGAAGCCCCGCCCGTGCTGATCGTCGATGGCCTCACCAAGTCCGTACCCAACGAGGTCATTATCGCCGGCGCGGGCTTTGTCGTGGCGGCAGGCACGACCACCGCCATTGTCGGCGCCTCGGGGTCGGGCAAATCGACCTTGGCGCGGTTGATCATGCGCATCGTGCCGGCCGATCGCGGCAGTATCACCATCGACGGTGTCGCGGTGCGGGCGCTGCGCGGCGCCGCATCGCGCGCCGCGCGCGGGCTTGTCCAGATGGTGTTCCAGGATTCGTTCAGCGCGTTCAATCCGCGCCGCAGCATCGGCTGCTCCATCGCGCGCGCCGCCGAACTTGCCGGCGCCAGCCCTGTCGATGCGCGGGCCCGGGCGGTATCGCTGCTGGCGCGCGTCGGCATGCCCGTCGGCGCTTTCGACCGGCTGCCTGCCGCTTTTTCGGGTGGCCAGCGCCAGCGCATCGCCATCGCCCGCGCACTGGCAATGCAGCCCAGGCTGTTGATCTGCGACGAAAGCGTTTCCGGCCTCGACCCTGTCGTCCAGGCGCAGGTGCTGGCACTGCTCGATGATCTTCAGGCCGAAACCGGCGTCGCCATCCTGTTCATCACCCATGACCTGCGGACTGCCGCCGCCATCGCCGACCGCATTCTCGTTCTCGATCGGGGCATGATCGTCGAGGCAGGCGACGCGGCGACCGTGCTGCGGCACCCGCAATCAGCCGCCGCCCTCGCGCTCGTTACCGCTATTCCGCTCGGCGGCCTGCCCGACGCAGCCGCCTGA
- a CDS encoding polyhydroxyalkanoate depolymerase encodes MLYTAHEMQRAWLAGMGAMAKTTSDWLLNPANPMSYAGTSPVMARALEVFAHAAAPRGKPPFGLSATIVDGVSVAVNEEIVLRKPFGQLKHFSRAVSGRKDPRVLIVAPMSGHYATLLRGTVERLLPDHEVYVTDWRDAKQVPVSEGHFDLNDYIDYIIEFAGVVGPGSHMLAVCQPAVPAYAALAYMSGQNDPATPLTLTMMGGPVDTRKAPTSVDDLATQRPFAWFEQNVIATVPAGYPGAGRKVYPGFLQLAGFMSMNLANHMKSHWELFKHLVAGDDDSADATKAFYEEYRSVSDMTAEFYLQTIDVVFQRQAIAKGEFVHRGVRIDPAAIDRTALLAIEGERDDISGLGQTKAALDLAVRLPDEKKQYYMAEGAGHYGIFNGRKWRDSIAPIVERFIRSHDPAQLTPLPAVIKVVPRVELAPVPGVEVA; translated from the coding sequence ATGCTTTACACGGCACATGAAATGCAGCGCGCCTGGCTGGCGGGCATGGGCGCCATGGCGAAGACGACATCGGACTGGCTGCTCAATCCTGCCAATCCCATGTCCTATGCGGGGACAAGCCCGGTGATGGCGCGGGCGCTCGAAGTGTTCGCCCATGCGGCCGCGCCGCGCGGCAAGCCGCCGTTCGGCCTGTCGGCGACGATTGTCGACGGCGTGAGCGTCGCGGTCAACGAGGAGATCGTGCTGCGCAAGCCCTTTGGCCAGTTGAAGCATTTCAGCCGCGCCGTTTCGGGTCGCAAGGATCCGCGCGTCCTGATCGTCGCACCGATGTCCGGCCATTATGCGACGTTGCTGCGCGGCACGGTCGAACGGCTGCTCCCCGACCATGAAGTCTATGTGACCGACTGGCGCGACGCCAAGCAGGTTCCCGTCAGCGAGGGGCATTTCGACCTCAACGACTATATCGATTACATCATCGAGTTCGCCGGGGTCGTCGGGCCGGGGTCGCATATGCTCGCGGTCTGCCAGCCGGCGGTTCCGGCCTATGCCGCGCTCGCCTATATGTCGGGGCAGAACGACCCGGCGACGCCGCTGACGCTGACGATGATGGGCGGCCCGGTCGATACCCGCAAGGCACCGACGTCGGTCGACGACCTGGCGACGCAGCGGCCGTTCGCCTGGTTTGAACAGAATGTCATCGCCACGGTCCCCGCGGGCTATCCGGGTGCCGGCCGCAAGGTCTACCCGGGGTTCCTGCAATTGGCGGGTTTCATGTCGATGAACCTTGCAAACCACATGAAATCGCACTGGGAATTGTTCAAGCATCTGGTCGCTGGCGACGACGACAGCGCCGATGCGACCAAGGCCTTCTACGAGGAATATCGCTCGGTCAGCGACATGACGGCGGAATTCTACCTGCAGACCATCGATGTGGTGTTCCAGCGCCAGGCGATTGCGAAGGGGGAATTCGTCCACCGCGGCGTGCGCATCGATCCGGCGGCGATCGACCGGACCGCGCTGCTCGCCATCGAAGGCGAGCGCGACGACATTTCGGGGCTGGGCCAGACCAAGGCCGCACTCGACCTGGCGGTGCGCCTGCCCGACGAGAAGAAGCAATATTACATGGCCGAGGGCGCCGGGCATTACGGCATTTTCAACGGCCGCAAATGGCGCGACAGCATCGCGCCGATCGTCGAACGCTTCATTCGCAGCCATGACCCGGCGCAGCTGACGCCATTGCCGGCGGTCATCAAGGTGGTGCCGCGCGTCGAACTGGCACCGGTTCCCGGCGTCGAGGTCGCCTGA